The genomic DNA ATTTTAGGTATTATTGTTTCTTATATCGTTGCTCTGCTGACCAATGCGGTCGATTTTACGGCCGTGGTCGCCGAGGATCGTATCATCGCCATGGCACCTTTGATGCTGGCAAAGTTTGATGCTTCGTCCATCATCACCATAATGCCGATCGCACTTGCTACTATGATGGAGCATATCGGTGATATCTCGGCCATTTCCGCTACGACCGGCAAAAATTATATCCACGAGCCTGGACTACACCGCACACTGCTTGGTGACGGCCTTGCCACTTCGCTCTCCGCTCTATTTGGCGGCCCTGCTAACACTACCTACGGCGAGAATACTGGCGTTCTGGCGCTCACCAAGGTTTATGATCCCCGCGTTGTCCGAATCGCGGCTGTTTCGGCGGTATTGCTCTCCTTCTTTCCCAAATTTGCCGATTTGGTCAACACCATTCCCGTTGCAATCATTGGCGGCGTTTCGCTGATTCTTTACGGCATGATTTCTGCCATCGGCATACGTAATGTCGTTGAAAATCAGGTCGATTTCACCGTCTCGCGCAACCTGATTATCGCCGCGGTCATTCTGGTGTCGGCGCTGGGCTTTAATGCGATTGGCGGCATCACCTTTACCCTTGCAGGTGCTTCGGTTACCCTTTCGGGTCTGGCACTTGCTGCAATCGCTGGTATTGCTTTAAATGCGATTCTGCCCGGAAATTCTTACGAGTTTAATGCGCCCTCAGAGGGTAGCCAGGCCGTCATTTTTAAAGTTTAATCAATGTTTTAAGCCGCCGAATTTTCGGCGGCTTTTACTTATCTGAAATTTTGTTGCGCCAATATTTTTGTTGGAGTCTGTGCTCATTTTGTCACCTTAGGTGACACATACAAAATTCACTTTCACCAAAAGCTCTGAAGTCTCCGCAATTTTCAGTATCTCGACTTTTGAGTTGTCAAGACGTTGGAAAAGCCAACTGCATTTTTTTATAAAATCGGGTCATGATATAATTGACATTTTCATTATATAAAGCTATACTATATCAAATAAAAGGGAGTAGCTTGCATCATTTTTTTGATGTAGCGTAGCGCGTCAGTACGAGGGGAAAGCCTTCCGCGCACGAATTAAAAAGCAAGACTTTTGTCGCATGTGGTGGCAAAAGTCTTTTTTGTTGGCCACAAGTAAACAACAATATGCGGAAAGAGGAATTGCAATGATAATCCTAGAGAATCTAATTGCGGTTACGCCACAACAGGTCATTATGTGGATCATCGGCGGCCTGCTAATCTACCTCGCGATCAAAAAGGGGATGGAGCCCACGCTGTTGCTGCCAATGGGTTTTGGCGCGATTTTAGTCAACCTGCCCTTCTCAGGGGTCATCGACCAGTTCTATAACGGCGAACTGGAAGAGGGCGCAATCGATGTACTGTTCCGAGCAGGTATCTCCAATGAGCTGTTCCCGCTGCTGCTGTTTATCGGCATCGGGGCGATGATCGATTTTGGCCCGCTGCTCTCAAACCCCAAGATGCTACTATTCGGTGCCGCGGCGCAGTTTGGCATATTTTTTACCCTCGGCTTTGCCGTCCTTCTGGGCTTTGATTTGAAGGACGCCGCGTCTATCGGTATAATCGGTGCGGCCGACGGCCCCACCGCTATTGTCGTGGCAAACTTCTTTCAGAGCAATTACATCGGCGCAATCATGGTGGCCGCGTACTCCTACATGGCGCTGGTGCCGATTGTACAACCGCCGATTATTCGCATCATCACCACCAAGTCTGAGCGCCGTATCCGTATGAAATATGCGCCGGACAGTGTCTCCCAGCGGGTAAAAATTCTATTCCCAATCATTGTTACTATAATCGCGGGCATCGCCGCACCCCGCTCAGTTGCTCTCATCGGTTTTTTGATGTTCGGCAATCTGGTGCGCGAATGCGGTGTTCTCGGCAGTTTGTCGCAGACGGCTCAGGATGTTTTGGCCAACCTTATTACGCTGTTTTTAGGCTTGACTGTGGCTTCCAAAATGCGCGCTGACCTATTTGTTACCCCTCAGACATTAATGATTTTAGGTCTTGGTTTGGTCGCCTTCATCTTTGACACGGTGGGCGGTGTGTTGTTTGCCAAGGTACTAAACCTCTTCTTAAAAGATAAAATTAATCCCATGATCGGCGCAGCCGGCATCAGCGCCTTCCCCATGTCGGCTCGTGTCATACACAAAATGGGTCAGCAGGAGGATAACCAAAACTTTTTGCTCATGCATGCCATTGGCGCAAACGTCTCGGGGCAAATTGCTTCGGTCATTGCGGGCGGTATGATTTTGAGCCTGGTCGCGCGATAAGGAGGGCATAAATAAATGAATGTTCAAGCTTTAATAGATGTGTTGCCGCTTGCCGGGCAAGGTATGGCCGGTGTCTTTCTCGTCATTGTTTTGATATGGCTGTCGATTGTAGCACTCACTAAGTTTTTTAAATAAAATAAGTTGCATAGGGTATTGAGCGAGCCCGCCCCCCCTGCGATACCAATTACAATTAACTAAAAGAACCGCAATAAGTGAGCCTTCACTTTTGCGGTTCTTTATTTATTTCTTCTCCGTGTTACGCTTGTCAGCGGTGCGTTAACATCAATAGTTTAAGCAAAATCTTCGCTGAGCCCCATCTTTCGGTAGAGTGTTGTCAAACTGATACCCAACCGCTGTGCGATCTCCTTTTTGGCGCGAAGTGAGTCCCCCGCCTGCAATAGTTCGCGTTCAATCACAGCACGTTCAAATTCCCTGAGTTGCTCAGCCAGCGTCAGGTCGCTCTTTCTTGAAAGCGATAGTTTTTCACAAATGCACTCGGTCGTGACATACCGCCCACGCTCAAACAACACGGCATATTCCACGATATTTCGAAGCTCTCGAATATTTCCAGGAAAGTCGTACCGCTGCAAAAGCTGTGCGCAAGAGTCGGTAAAGCCCGCGATATCCTTCTGATAAACGCTGCAATAACGCTTTAAGAATACGTTTGCCAGCAGCATAATATCCCCACCACGTTCACGCAGTGGCGGGATGTGAATCGGCACCACGTTTAAGCGATAAAACAAGTCTTTTCGAAAATTCTTTTCCTCCAGCAATTGATGTAGGTCAGATTGCGCTGCTGAAATCACGCGTGGATTGACTCGCAGTGGACGCGACCCGCCCACGCGCATGATTTCCTTTTCTTCGATGGTGCGCAACAGCTTAATCTGCATCGAAAGGGGAATATCGCCTACTTCGTCCAGAAACAGCGTACCATTTTTGCATATTTCAAGCAGTCCAAGCTTTCCAGAGGTGGCAGCACCAGTAAATGCTCCTTTTTCATAGCCGAAAAGCTCACTCTCAATCAGCGCATCTGGTATCGCGCTGCAGTTTATCGGCATAAACACGTCACTTTTGCGGCGGCTGGCAAAGTGAATGGCGCGGGCAAACACCTCCTTGCCAACGCCAGTCTCGCCGTAAAGAAACACCGAAGCGTCGGTTCCGGCAACCTCTTGTGCCTGACTACGTGCCCGGCTTAACACCTCACTCTCGCCGATAATGGCCGAAAAGTTAACTACTTCACTTTTGCGCTCAGCCTGTAGCACCGAAGCCTGCATTTTTCCAAAATCAGAAAATACCAACACGACGCCGACCTGCTGCTTGCGTAAAAATATTGGGTTCGCGCTGATAATATAATCATCTCCGGCCAACCGCACCGGGCCAAATTCACCCTCAAATCCTTTGTTGCGCATCCATTCGGCATTTTTCTTTCCCACTAGCATTTCAAAATTGGGAATGGTGTGAGCCGAGAACCCCAGTCTATCCATCAAATAGCGGTTTATCGTCACAGGGCTGCCGTTTTCCGACAAAATGACAATACCACGGTCGATGGCATTGATGAGCGTGTCCAGCTCGGAGGACTGATGTTCGGCCAGCATGCCGTAGCGATGCTCATTGAGCATCGAGGATATAATGAGTGAAAGCTGATTTTCAAACTGAATATAGTTCTTGAAATTTCTCACAAAATTATCGCGTGCATGCTCTGAAAAAGCGCATATTCCCAGCACACCGATTGTTTTGCCGCCCAGCTTTATCGGTATGCATAGCTCAGCTAGCTCACCACAGCGGCCGAATTTACTGCACCCGCGGCAGACTGGGTTGTCGTCTGGATCGCTGATATAATACTGTTTACCGGTAGCAAGACAATGTGAAAACGCCGAGTTTTCGGGCACCGGACTGCCATGCTCAAGCGAAAGTCGTCCCGTCCCGGCCATGCGGCTAAGGTTATGATCCACAATGGTGATATCGATGTTGGCCACTGCACACATGGCATCCACAATATGTTGAAGCTCCGGCTGAATGCTTTTTAAAATGCTCATGACAATTGCCTCCTGGCACCAATATTTTTAGTCCTTTACAGCGCTGTTTGTTAATTTAATTCTATCAGTAGGGTGTTGCTTTGTCCATATAATTGATTATCAATTATGATAATAATTTTACTATATATGAAAATTATTCAATTCTTTCTTTGCGAATATTAAATTATGATGTACAATATAAAAGTCCTTTTGCCGAAGTATAAATTTTTTATTGCCGAATATTTTATTAAAAACGGCCTTTGGCGCGGTTTCTACAAATTTTCCTCAGCTCTTTCTACCGATTGGCATGATTTTTGCAGTAACAATCTATGTATCCGCATAAAAATCATTAAATCGGGAGGGTATACCATGCAAGATTATAACCTTGCTATACAAATCCTTAAAAATCAGGTTACACCGGCCCTTGGTTGCACCGAACCAGGCGCAGTGGCGCTGGCTGTCGCCAGAGCAAAGGAGCTTTTGGGAGAGTCGCCGACACAGGTTACGATACAGGTTGATAAAAACGTTCTCAAAAACGGTATGGATGTTGGCATTCCCGGAACAAACGAGCACGGCATTGTCTTTGCGGCAGCGCTGGCGTTGGTGATCGGAAAGTCGGAATACGGACTGGAAGTTCTGCGCGACGTGCGCGACGCCGATATTCCCGCCGCGACCGAGCTGTCCGCCAAAAAGATCATTGCACTGTCGCTGGACGAGGCGGCACAGGGCTTGAGCATTAAGGTAGATATGTACGGTGTTACCTCTCAAGCCAAGGTGATCATTCAAAAGCTTCACACCAATATCGTTTATGAAGAAAAGGATGGCAAAGTGTTGCTCGATACCCGCGGTGCCGCACCACAAGCCACTGAGCAAAAGGCCGCCCCAGCAGCCGACCTGCGTAGCCGAATTCAAGAATTCACCATTGCGCAGCTCGTGGCGCTGTGTGACACCGTCCCAGCGGAGGAGATCGCTTTTATTGAGGACGGTATTGTCATGAACCGTCGCATTGCCGAAGCCGGCATCGCCCAGAACTTCGGCATCGGTATGGGCCGCTTCTTTGCGGGCAATGCCGCATCGCCTGCCGAGCGCGCCAAAGCGCTCACTGCTGCCGCCTCCGAGGCCCGCATGGCGGGCTGTCCGCTGCCGGTTATGAGCAGTGCAGGGAGTGGTAACCACGGGCTGGTCGCCATTTTGCCTATCGCCATCATCGGCGAAAGTATCGGCTGCCAAAAGGAAAAAATTCTGCGTGCCGTGGCCTTGAGCCATCTGGTTACAATCTATGTCAAGTCCTACCTCGGTTCGCTTTCCCCCGTGTGCGGCTGCGGTGTGGCGGCAGGTGTGGGTTGTGCCGCCGGTCTTGTTTATCTGCGAGATGGGGGTACACAGCAGGTCTGTGACGCTATCAACAATATGGTCGCGGGTATCTCCGGTATGATTTGCGATGGTGCAAAGCTAGGCTGCTCTTATAAGCTTTCTATTGCCTCCGACGCTGCGGTTGATGCGGCAGGCATGGCCCTACAAGGAATTTCTATTCCTGCTAATAACGGTATTCTGGGCGCAACTGCCGAGGACACAATTCAAAACCTCGCGCAGGTTTCAAATATTGGCATGAGTAACACGGATAATATTATTCTCGACGTCATGCTGCATAAGTGTATCTAGTCTAAAAGTAGGTCCTATCTCACGACAATTCCCTCTTTTACGCGATATATAAGTCCGCGCTGCGGGGCGATTTCATGCCCGACGACAAGCAACAGCACACGGGCATCTAAAGCTCGAGCTTATTCTTCTCCCTTGCACAGACTTGACTGCCTGCATTTGCAGAACCACAATGCCGACAGTCCTTTTGTGGGACGTAATGCTGCGCTACGCGCGATGCGCTTTGAGGCGGCATACGCAATAGACAACTAGATTTTAGAGGAGGAACGCACATGAACAGTTTGTTAGCATTTTTGGTTCTGGCCGCCATTTATTACATAGGCGAGTTCATTGGAACCAAAACCAAGGCCTGGATACCATCGGTGTTCGTCATTGCCTGTCTATTCCTGCTGGGTTTCTGGACCTTCTTCCCGAAGGACATCGTCGCCCTAGCCGGTATGGGGCCACCCCTCGGCGGTTTGATCGTCATCATGCTATGCATCACCCACATGGGTACCATTATCAGCATCAAGCAGTTGCTTGAACAGTGGAAAATTATCTGCATTACCCTCGCCGGTCTGATCGGTATGGTCGTGCTTTGCTGGTTTGTGGCAATGCCTATTGCCGGCCGCGAATATGTCATCGCAGGGCTTCCGCCCCTCACCGGTGGTATTGTCGCCGCAACCATGATGCAGGCTGCTGCCGCTGAAAAGGGCCTGATGACTGCATCGGTGCTGGCAATTGCCATGTACTGCATTCAGGGTTTTGTCGGTTACCCTCTCACCGCTATTCTGCTTAAAAAGGAAGGCCGTAAACTGTTGGCCTCCTTCCGCAAGGGCGAAGTCAAGGCCGCTATCGCTACGGGTGGCGTCGATTCCGACGCCGGCAACATGAAGGTAGAAGAGGCTCCCAAGAAGCGCCTGATTCCCCCCATGCCAGAAAAATATTCCTCGACGGCATTCATCCTGTTGAAGTTACTGGCCGTCGCCTATCTGGCCAACCGTCTTTCGGCACTCACCGGCGGCAAGGTCAATCAAGCGGTTATCACTCTAATCCTCGGCATCGTGTTCACCGAAATCGGATTTTTGGATAAAAACTCGCTGCAAAAAGCAGGTTCCTACGGCTTTTTGATGTTCGTGCTGATGATTTACGTTTTTGACGGCCTGAAGAACGCCACACCCGAAATGCTGGCCTCCTGCATAGGCCCAA from Oscillospiraceae bacterium MB24-C1 includes the following:
- a CDS encoding sigma 54-interacting transcriptional regulator, encoding MSILKSIQPELQHIVDAMCAVANIDITIVDHNLSRMAGTGRLSLEHGSPVPENSAFSHCLATGKQYYISDPDDNPVCRGCSKFGRCGELAELCIPIKLGGKTIGVLGICAFSEHARDNFVRNFKNYIQFENQLSLIISSMLNEHRYGMLAEHQSSELDTLINAIDRGIVILSENGSPVTINRYLMDRLGFSAHTIPNFEMLVGKKNAEWMRNKGFEGEFGPVRLAGDDYIISANPIFLRKQQVGVVLVFSDFGKMQASVLQAERKSEVVNFSAIIGESEVLSRARSQAQEVAGTDASVFLYGETGVGKEVFARAIHFASRRKSDVFMPINCSAIPDALIESELFGYEKGAFTGAATSGKLGLLEICKNGTLFLDEVGDIPLSMQIKLLRTIEEKEIMRVGGSRPLRVNPRVISAAQSDLHQLLEEKNFRKDLFYRLNVVPIHIPPLRERGGDIMLLANVFLKRYCSVYQKDIAGFTDSCAQLLQRYDFPGNIRELRNIVEYAVLFERGRYVTTECICEKLSLSRKSDLTLAEQLREFERAVIERELLQAGDSLRAKKEIAQRLGISLTTLYRKMGLSEDFA
- a CDS encoding L-serine ammonia-lyase, iron-sulfur-dependent, subunit alpha, translated to MQDYNLAIQILKNQVTPALGCTEPGAVALAVARAKELLGESPTQVTIQVDKNVLKNGMDVGIPGTNEHGIVFAAALALVIGKSEYGLEVLRDVRDADIPAATELSAKKIIALSLDEAAQGLSIKVDMYGVTSQAKVIIQKLHTNIVYEEKDGKVLLDTRGAAPQATEQKAAPAADLRSRIQEFTIAQLVALCDTVPAEEIAFIEDGIVMNRRIAEAGIAQNFGIGMGRFFAGNAASPAERAKALTAAASEARMAGCPLPVMSSAGSGNHGLVAILPIAIIGESIGCQKEKILRAVALSHLVTIYVKSYLGSLSPVCGCGVAAGVGCAAGLVYLRDGGTQQVCDAINNMVAGISGMICDGAKLGCSYKLSIASDAAVDAAGMALQGISIPANNGILGATAEDTIQNLAQVSNIGMSNTDNIILDVMLHKCI
- a CDS encoding OadG-related small transporter subunit yields the protein MNVQALIDVLPLAGQGMAGVFLVIVLIWLSIVALTKFFK
- a CDS encoding sodium ion-translocating decarboxylase subunit beta, translating into MIILENLIAVTPQQVIMWIIGGLLIYLAIKKGMEPTLLLPMGFGAILVNLPFSGVIDQFYNGELEEGAIDVLFRAGISNELFPLLLFIGIGAMIDFGPLLSNPKMLLFGAAAQFGIFFTLGFAVLLGFDLKDAASIGIIGAADGPTAIVVANFFQSNYIGAIMVAAYSYMALVPIVQPPIIRIITTKSERRIRMKYAPDSVSQRVKILFPIIVTIIAGIAAPRSVALIGFLMFGNLVRECGVLGSLSQTAQDVLANLITLFLGLTVASKMRADLFVTPQTLMILGLGLVAFIFDTVGGVLFAKVLNLFLKDKINPMIGAAGISAFPMSARVIHKMGQQEDNQNFLLMHAIGANVSGQIASVIAGGMILSLVAR
- a CDS encoding uracil-xanthine permease family protein; the encoded protein is MSEQMKVIGNEGLFDARQLGWPKMLILGIQHTFAMFGATVLVPLLTGLDVSTTLLMAGLGTLLFHFLTKGKVPVFLGSSFAFLGGYFAVAPMIDGKPNVEMLPYACGGVFCAGIVYVLCSAFIRAFGAKKVMRYFPPVVTGPIIISIGLILAPSAVKNCSSNWLLAFIALGTIIVCNIWGKGMVKIVPIILGIIVSYIVALLTNAVDFTAVVAEDRIIAMAPLMLAKFDASSIITIMPIALATMMEHIGDISAISATTGKNYIHEPGLHRTLLGDGLATSLSALFGGPANTTYGENTGVLALTKVYDPRVVRIAAVSAVLLSFFPKFADLVNTIPVAIIGGVSLILYGMISAIGIRNVVENQVDFTVSRNLIIAAVILVSALGFNAIGGITFTLAGASVTLSGLALAAIAGIALNAILPGNSYEFNAPSEGSQAVIFKV